The following DNA comes from Cedecea neteri.
CTGATCTTTGGCTCCCATGACAGCTCTACGCTGGAAATGACGCAGCGAATATCCAGCTATCTGGACACGCTATGGGGGGCTGAAAGCAGCCCGTGGTCGATGTACTACCTCAACGGCCAGGACAACAGCATGATTCTGGTCTCGACGCTGCCGCTCAAAGATCTTTCCTCCGGGTTTAAAGACTCCGGCGTCGGCACCATCGTGGATTCACGCCGAGCGGAGATGCTGCAGCAGGCCAATGCTCTCGACGAACGGGAAAGCTTCTCGCCTCTGCGCAAACTTAACTGGCAAAACGGCCATTATTTCACGCTGAGAACCACGTTTAACCAGCCAGGACATCTGGCTACCGTGGTCGCATTTGATCTGCCGATTAACGACCTCATCCCGCCCACCATGTCGCTGGACAGCTTCCAGTTGGATCCTGACGAGCGCCAGCGGGCAACAGCGGCGACGACAGCAGATAAGGACGATCCTGACAGCGTCAGCATTAACTTTAATAGCGCACGCATTGAAATCACGGCGCCGGTAGCGACAACGCAGCTACAGCTGGTGTGGCAAGTCCCATTTGGCACGCTGATGATGGACACGCTGCAAAACATTCTGCTGCCGCTACTGCTGAATATTGCGCTGCTCGGGCTGGCCGTTTTTGGTTTTGCGACCTTCCGTCAGCAGCCACAGCGGCAGGCCGAAAGCAATCCAGGGAATGGCGAGCTGCAAATACTGCGTGCGCTAAATGAAGAGATTGTCGCGATCCTTCCGCTTGGACTGCTGGTGCATGACCTCGACGCGAACCGTACTGTGATCAGCAATAAAATTGCCGATCACCTGCTTCCTCACCTGAATTTGCAAAATATCATTTCAATGGCGGATCAACACCAGGGCGTAATTCAGGCCACGGTCAATAACGAGCTGTATGAGATTCGCCAGTTCCGCAGCCAGATAGCACCGCGCACACAGATTTTTGTTATCCGGGACCAGGATCGTGAAATTCTGGTGAACAAGAAGCTCAAACAGGCCCAGCGCCTGTATGAGAAAAATCAGCAGGGCCGGGCCGCCTTTATGCAGCATATTGGAGAAGCCCTTCAGCTTCCAGTTAAGCAACTGGCGGAACATGCCGCAGAAATCAACGACAGCAAGCATCTGCAGCTGGCCAACGATGCCCAGACCATTGTCCGCCTGGTCGATGAGATCCAACTGCTTAATATGCTGGAAGCCGACAGCTGGAAAACCAGCGCCAGCGAGTTTTCTATTCAGTCGCTGGTTGATGAAGTCGCGCTGTCGATGCTGCCGATTATCAAGCGTAAAGGGCTACAGCTGCTCATCAACAACAATCTGC
Coding sequences within:
- the rcsD gene encoding phosphotransferase RcsD, which produces MSQSENMSLNKFSLFPGNITRFFLLLIIVLLVSMGVLVQSAVNAWLKDKSYQIVDITHALHKRVETYRYATWQIYDNIATAPASSGENLQETRLRQDVYYLDKPRSKTEALIFGSHDSSTLEMTQRISSYLDTLWGAESSPWSMYYLNGQDNSMILVSTLPLKDLSSGFKDSGVGTIVDSRRAEMLQQANALDERESFSPLRKLNWQNGHYFTLRTTFNQPGHLATVVAFDLPINDLIPPTMSLDSFQLDPDERQRATAATTADKDDPDSVSINFNSARIEITAPVATTQLQLVWQVPFGTLMMDTLQNILLPLLLNIALLGLAVFGFATFRQQPQRQAESNPGNGELQILRALNEEIVAILPLGLLVHDLDANRTVISNKIADHLLPHLNLQNIISMADQHQGVIQATVNNELYEIRQFRSQIAPRTQIFVIRDQDREILVNKKLKQAQRLYEKNQQGRAAFMQHIGEALQLPVKQLAEHAAEINDSKHLQLANDAQTIVRLVDEIQLLNMLEADSWKTSASEFSIQSLVDEVALSMLPIIKRKGLQLLINNNLPADEKRHGDKDVLRKILELLLHYSVTTTQIGKITLEISEEEAGPDRLLFRVLDTGNGIGNGEVDNLHFPFLNETSEDRYGKANGLAFYLCDRLARKLGGHLNIKTRPDIGTRYNLHIRMNAEPQADSQDEKLLDDVVAMLDITSNEVRTIVTRMLENWGANCISPDERLASQDFDIFLTDNPSNLTASGLLLSDDENGMRKIAPGQFRVNFNISNAMQDAVLQLIENQLAEEDTPDSPLGGDENAQLHASGYYALFVDTVPEDVTRLYTESAAGDFAALAQTAHRLKGVFAMLNLVPGKQLCETLEHHIRESDAPNIQKYISDIDAYVKSLL